In Serratia marcescens subsp. marcescens ATCC 13880, a single genomic region encodes these proteins:
- a CDS encoding LLM class flavin-dependent oxidoreductase, with protein sequence MKKIGFLSFGHWSPSAQSGTRSAADALLQSIDLAVAAEDLGADGAYFRVHHFARQLGSPFPLLAAIGAKTQRIEIGTGVIDMRYENPLYMVEDAGAADLIAGGRLQLGISRGSPEQVIDGWRYFGYAPADGETDADMARRHTEVFLEALRGEGFAEPNPQPMFPNPPGLLRPEPFSAGLRDRIWWGAGSNATAVWAAKLGMHLQSSTLKNDETGEPFHIQQAKQIRAYRAAWQEAGHPHEPRVSVSRSIFALVDQRDRNYFGGGGKEGDQLGYIDAQTRAIFGRSYAAEPDVLIEQLAQDEAIAEADTLLLTVPNQLGVDYNAHVIESILTHVAPALGWR encoded by the coding sequence ATGAAAAAAATTGGTTTTCTCTCGTTTGGCCACTGGTCGCCTTCCGCCCAGTCCGGCACCCGTTCCGCAGCGGATGCGCTGCTGCAGTCCATCGATCTGGCGGTCGCCGCCGAAGATCTGGGGGCGGACGGCGCCTATTTTCGCGTGCACCACTTCGCGCGCCAGCTGGGATCGCCGTTCCCGCTGTTGGCCGCCATCGGCGCCAAAACCCAACGCATCGAGATCGGCACCGGCGTGATCGACATGCGTTATGAAAACCCGCTGTACATGGTGGAGGACGCCGGCGCGGCGGATCTGATCGCCGGCGGGCGGCTGCAGCTCGGCATCAGCCGCGGTTCGCCGGAGCAGGTGATCGACGGCTGGCGTTATTTCGGCTATGCCCCGGCCGACGGCGAGACCGACGCGGACATGGCCCGCCGCCATACCGAAGTGTTCCTGGAAGCGCTGCGCGGTGAAGGGTTCGCCGAACCCAATCCGCAGCCGATGTTCCCGAATCCGCCTGGGCTGCTGCGGCCGGAGCCGTTTTCCGCCGGGCTGCGCGATCGCATCTGGTGGGGCGCCGGTTCGAACGCCACCGCTGTCTGGGCGGCGAAGCTGGGCATGCATCTGCAAAGCTCGACGCTCAAGAATGACGAGACCGGCGAGCCCTTCCACATCCAGCAGGCCAAGCAGATCCGCGCCTATCGCGCCGCCTGGCAAGAGGCGGGCCACCCGCACGAGCCGCGGGTTTCCGTGAGCCGCAGCATCTTCGCGCTGGTGGATCAGCGGGATCGCAACTACTTCGGCGGCGGCGGCAAGGAGGGCGATCAGCTGGGGTATATCGACGCGCAGACCCGGGCGATCTTCGGCCGCAGCTATGCCGCTGAGCCGGATGTGCTGATCGAGCAGCTGGCGCAGGACGAGGCCATCGCCGAAGCGGATACCTTGCTGCTGACCGTGCCTAACCAACTGGGCGTGGATTACAACGCGCACGTCATCGAATCGATTTTAACCCATGTCGCGCCGGCGCTCGGCTGGCGCTAA
- a CDS encoding GlxA family transcriptional regulator: MHSFLIIVPEGGMLFEAAGIADILMQANRLSPAETPLYQIAVATTQSHRVVHGLSGLSLLADHRLADLDPAQPRDTVIVAGKGATEEEGALVADWLRRAAPQARRIASVCGGALLLAEAGLLDGRRATTHWRLAETLQARFPRVQVENGPIYVQDGPIWTSGGVSSGFDLTLALVEDDYGFVQAREVAQDLVMFLRRPGGQAQFSRYPLNQAKSPGPIRDLQSWILENLADDLSVDRLAERVAMSPRNFTRVFTRETGISPAKFVEEGRLHTARQRLEQSAEGIEQIALATGFGNGLNLRRVFERKLQLTPSEYRERFHARNLA, translated from the coding sequence ATGCACTCATTCCTGATTATCGTCCCTGAAGGGGGCATGCTGTTCGAAGCGGCGGGCATCGCCGATATCCTGATGCAGGCTAATCGCCTGAGCCCTGCCGAGACGCCGCTGTATCAGATCGCGGTCGCCACCACGCAATCTCACCGGGTGGTGCACGGCCTGTCCGGGCTGAGCCTGTTGGCCGATCATCGCCTGGCGGATCTCGATCCGGCCCAGCCGCGCGATACCGTGATCGTCGCCGGCAAGGGGGCGACCGAAGAAGAGGGCGCCCTGGTCGCCGATTGGCTGCGTCGCGCGGCGCCGCAGGCGCGCCGTATCGCTTCGGTTTGCGGCGGGGCTCTGCTGCTGGCCGAAGCCGGGTTGCTGGACGGGCGGCGGGCGACCACCCACTGGCGGCTGGCGGAGACGCTGCAGGCGCGCTTCCCGCGAGTGCAGGTCGAAAACGGCCCAATCTACGTGCAGGACGGGCCGATCTGGACCTCCGGCGGCGTCAGCTCCGGCTTCGATCTGACGCTGGCGCTGGTGGAGGATGATTACGGCTTCGTGCAGGCGCGCGAAGTGGCGCAGGATCTGGTGATGTTTCTGCGTCGCCCCGGCGGGCAGGCGCAGTTCAGCCGCTACCCGCTCAACCAGGCCAAATCGCCGGGGCCGATCCGTGACCTGCAATCCTGGATCCTGGAAAACCTCGCCGACGATCTCAGCGTCGATCGGTTGGCCGAGCGCGTGGCGATGAGCCCGCGCAACTTTACCCGGGTGTTCACCCGCGAGACGGGCATTTCTCCCGCCAAATTCGTCGAAGAGGGGCGGTTGCATACCGCCAGGCAGCGCCTCGAACAGAGCGCGGAAGGCATCGAGCAGATTGCCCTGGCCACCGGCTTCGGCAACGGCCTTAACCTGCGGCGGGTGTTTGAACGCAAACTGCAATTGACCCCGAGCGAATACCGCGAGCGCTTTCATGCGCGCAATTTGGCGTAA
- a CDS encoding ABC transporter permease, with the protein MNIAKERGLTRLRRGLTVFVGLLLLWWLAAQSGIPAFLLPTPGAVAQALWDGRGYLAWHTLVTASEIVSGLVLGVLLGAALALCMIFSPRLQRWLMPLVLTSQAIPVFALAPLLVLWFGFGMSAKVAMAVLVIFFPVVSAFFDGLRRVNNDYLDLARTMRASRWAQLRHVRLMAALPAFGSGLRMAAAVAPIGAIIGEWVGSAEGLGYVMLNANARMQTDVCFAALFILVLMTVLLWAAVDALLRRLIAWAPENE; encoded by the coding sequence ATGAATATCGCCAAAGAGCGTGGACTCACCCGCCTGCGGCGCGGGCTGACGGTGTTCGTCGGCCTGCTGCTGCTGTGGTGGCTGGCGGCGCAAAGCGGCATTCCGGCCTTTCTGCTGCCCACGCCGGGCGCTGTGGCGCAGGCGCTGTGGGACGGGCGCGGCTATCTCGCCTGGCACACGCTGGTCACCGCTTCGGAGATCGTCAGCGGGCTGGTGCTCGGCGTGTTGCTCGGTGCGGCGCTGGCGCTGTGCATGATTTTCTCGCCGCGCCTGCAACGCTGGCTGATGCCGCTGGTGCTCACCAGTCAGGCGATACCGGTGTTCGCCCTGGCCCCGCTGCTGGTGCTGTGGTTCGGCTTCGGCATGAGCGCCAAGGTGGCGATGGCGGTGCTGGTGATCTTCTTTCCGGTGGTGTCGGCCTTTTTTGACGGGCTGCGCCGGGTCAACAACGACTATCTCGATCTGGCGCGCACGATGCGCGCTTCGCGCTGGGCGCAGCTGCGGCACGTGCGGCTGATGGCGGCGCTGCCGGCCTTCGGCTCCGGCCTGCGCATGGCCGCCGCGGTCGCGCCGATCGGTGCCATCATCGGCGAATGGGTCGGCTCGGCCGAAGGGCTGGGCTACGTGATGCTGAACGCCAACGCGCGCATGCAGACCGACGTCTGCTTCGCCGCGCTGTTTATTTTGGTGCTGATGACCGTGCTGCTGTGGGCCGCGGTGGATGCGCTGCTGCGGCGCCTGATCGCCTGGGCGCCGGAAAACGAGTGA
- the opgB gene encoding phosphatidylglycerol--membrane-oligosaccharide glycerophosphotransferase encodes MVLAVVSFVLFLASILIYRTRAAANRWWFAILLTLLGSYLVLNVILIASNYFTGDGITDAVIYTVTSSLKGAGISKYVLPFIGLLAALGLIFAVLARSLLRRKAKGSSVAYSIVAVLLALFSVGTTPAFQDISLLVKSQIVGDTADFTTYYKAPKKTVQGKRPNLVYIYAESLERTYFDTELFPGLADELNALRAGSIDFSNTQQLPGTGYTIAGMVASQCGIPLFAPFDGNASSAVSTFYPENVCLGDVLKAAGYSNYFYQGAELAFAGKDTFLKSHGFDHVYGFKELRDQVADPSYKNDWGWYDDSVLDVVYGKFVELSKQRQPFSLFTLTVDTHHPDGFISAGCSKKSYAWQNKENRSLSAVACSQQHIAALIDKIKRSPYFSNTVIVVSSDHLAMNNTAYDILTKQKRRNLFFIIDGTRPLAEQRNEKRSTLDNGATVLDVMGGDNYIGLGRSSLSAPSLSTVFLNIEEKINGWKPAVINQWGLPNRISDYSVDTRQRSFSFSGVTYKVPFILRVGDNRIEPMFNVYLSTPLRKQLAGLGAGEKFVWVDKCYEIGRVWAPQLALSTDICVASGTLASPPQIVQASGERFNGKVNFTGPAADSVADYQNAVARLQVDDAAVKYRADAIEFMLPGMPEQVRAITGVSAVEEWGRWSDANLAPAVDIDYVDPLPKSFDLVLRARAYGNNVGEPISVRVGDEERFVSLGEQDSTVTLRFDNPRGAQKISITPPAPTEPKENASGGFTPKKLGIGLVSLKVEAASPAS; translated from the coding sequence ATGGTTTTAGCAGTCGTTTCGTTTGTTCTCTTTTTGGCGTCGATTTTGATTTATCGCACCCGGGCCGCCGCCAACCGCTGGTGGTTCGCCATTTTGCTGACGCTGCTCGGCAGCTATCTGGTGCTGAACGTCATCCTGATCGCCAGCAACTACTTTACCGGCGACGGCATCACCGACGCGGTGATTTACACCGTCACCAGCAGCCTCAAAGGCGCGGGCATCAGCAAATACGTGCTGCCGTTCATCGGCCTGCTGGCGGCGTTGGGGCTTATCTTCGCGGTGCTGGCCCGCAGCCTGCTGCGCCGCAAAGCCAAAGGCAGCAGCGTGGCCTACAGCATCGTCGCCGTGCTGCTGGCGCTGTTTTCGGTCGGCACCACCCCGGCATTTCAGGACATCTCGCTGCTGGTCAAGAGCCAGATCGTCGGCGATACCGCCGATTTCACCACTTACTACAAAGCGCCGAAAAAAACCGTACAGGGCAAGCGGCCGAACCTGGTGTACATCTATGCCGAGAGCCTGGAACGCACCTACTTCGATACCGAGCTGTTTCCCGGCCTGGCCGACGAGCTGAACGCCCTGCGCGCGGGCAGCATCGATTTCAGCAATACCCAGCAATTGCCGGGCACCGGCTACACCATCGCCGGCATGGTCGCCTCACAGTGCGGCATTCCGCTGTTCGCGCCCTTCGACGGCAACGCCTCCAGCGCGGTCTCCACCTTCTACCCGGAGAACGTTTGCCTGGGCGACGTGCTGAAGGCCGCCGGCTACAGCAACTATTTCTATCAGGGCGCCGAGCTGGCGTTCGCCGGTAAAGACACCTTCCTGAAATCCCACGGCTTCGACCACGTTTACGGCTTCAAAGAGCTGCGCGATCAGGTCGCCGATCCGAGCTACAAAAACGACTGGGGCTGGTACGACGACAGCGTGCTGGACGTGGTGTACGGCAAGTTCGTCGAGCTGTCCAAACAGCGCCAGCCGTTCTCGCTGTTCACCCTGACCGTTGATACTCATCACCCGGACGGTTTTATTTCCGCCGGCTGCAGCAAGAAAAGCTACGCCTGGCAGAACAAGGAAAACCGCTCGCTGAGCGCGGTAGCCTGCAGCCAGCAACACATCGCCGCGCTGATCGACAAAATCAAACGCTCGCCCTATTTCAGCAACACCGTGATCGTGGTGTCCTCCGATCATCTGGCGATGAACAACACCGCCTACGACATCCTGACCAAACAGAAGCGCCGCAATCTGTTCTTCATCATCGACGGCACCCGGCCGCTGGCGGAACAGCGCAACGAGAAACGCAGCACGCTGGACAACGGCGCCACGGTGCTGGACGTGATGGGCGGCGACAATTACATCGGCCTTGGCCGCAGCAGCCTGTCGGCGCCGTCGCTGTCTACGGTGTTCCTGAATATCGAAGAGAAGATCAACGGCTGGAAACCGGCGGTGATCAACCAGTGGGGCCTGCCGAACCGCATCAGCGACTACAGCGTGGACACGCGCCAGCGCAGCTTCAGCTTCTCCGGCGTCACCTACAAGGTGCCGTTCATCCTGCGGGTGGGCGATAACCGCATCGAACCGATGTTCAACGTCTACCTCTCCACCCCGCTGCGCAAACAGCTGGCCGGACTGGGGGCGGGGGAGAAATTCGTCTGGGTCGATAAATGCTACGAGATCGGCCGGGTCTGGGCGCCGCAGCTGGCGCTGAGCACCGACATCTGCGTGGCCTCCGGCACCCTCGCCTCGCCGCCGCAGATCGTCCAGGCCAGCGGCGAACGCTTCAACGGCAAGGTGAATTTCACCGGCCCGGCGGCGGACAGCGTCGCCGATTACCAAAACGCCGTCGCCCGCCTGCAGGTGGACGACGCGGCGGTGAAATACCGGGCGGACGCCATCGAGTTCATGCTGCCCGGCATGCCGGAACAGGTGAGGGCCATCACCGGCGTCTCCGCCGTCGAGGAATGGGGCCGCTGGTCCGACGCCAATCTGGCGCCAGCGGTCGACATCGATTACGTCGACCCGCTGCCGAAAAGCTTCGATCTGGTGCTGCGCGCCCGCGCCTACGGCAACAACGTCGGCGAACCGATTTCGGTGCGCGTCGGCGACGAAGAGCGCTTCGTGTCGCTCGGCGAACAGGACAGCACCGTCACCCTGCGCTTCGATAACCCGCGCGGCGCGCAGAAGATCAGCATTACCCCGCCGGCGCCGACCGAGCCGAAAGAGAACGCCAGCGGCGGCTTCACGCCGAAGAAGCTGGGCATCGGCCTGGTGTCGCTGAAGGTCGAAGCGGCAAGTCCCGCCTCCTGA
- a CDS encoding transporter substrate-binding domain-containing protein, producing MQTIPAAVLDDLAPQGVLRAAINYGNPVLAQAGAGGKPQGASVELAAALAQELGVALELVTYDAAGKVFADLDSGAWNLAFMAIEPVRAAQIAFSEPYVIIEGTYLVANDAPYFEAAQLDRPEVRIAVGQGAAYDLFLSRTLQQAQLVRAATSAEAIALFFERGLEAAAGVRQPLLAAAAAHPGYRVLDGHFTAIRQAMAVPRQKTQGAAYVNAFIERCKANGLVKAALQRSGQGEVTVAPPAASA from the coding sequence ATGCAGACAATCCCCGCAGCGGTACTCGACGATCTGGCCCCGCAAGGCGTGTTGCGCGCGGCGATCAACTACGGCAATCCGGTGCTGGCGCAGGCCGGGGCCGGCGGTAAACCGCAAGGCGCTTCGGTGGAGCTGGCCGCCGCGCTGGCCCAGGAGCTGGGCGTGGCGCTCGAACTGGTCACCTATGACGCGGCGGGCAAGGTGTTCGCCGACCTGGACAGCGGCGCCTGGAACCTGGCGTTTATGGCTATCGAGCCGGTGCGCGCGGCGCAAATCGCTTTCAGCGAACCCTACGTGATCATCGAGGGGACTTACCTGGTGGCGAACGACGCGCCTTACTTTGAGGCGGCGCAGCTCGACCGGCCGGAGGTGCGCATCGCGGTCGGCCAGGGGGCGGCGTACGATCTGTTTTTATCGCGCACGCTGCAGCAGGCGCAGCTGGTGCGGGCGGCAACCTCCGCCGAGGCGATCGCGCTGTTTTTCGAACGGGGGCTGGAGGCGGCGGCCGGCGTGCGTCAACCGCTGCTGGCCGCCGCGGCCGCCCATCCCGGCTACCGGGTGCTGGACGGGCATTTCACCGCTATCCGCCAGGCGATGGCGGTGCCGCGGCAAAAAACGCAGGGCGCCGCCTACGTGAACGCGTTTATCGAACGCTGCAAGGCCAACGGGCTGGTGAAGGCGGCCTTGCAGCGCAGCGGCCAGGGCGAGGTGACGGTGGCGCCGCCGGCCGCCTCGGCGTGA
- a CDS encoding ABC transporter ATP-binding protein gives MTSPLLPPGIQVRDLSLRFGQQIVFDRLSFDIAGGSFVALLGASGAGKTSLLKIIAGLAQASSGSVTGSDGLPIAGRIAYMGQKDLLYPWLTVEENVALGSRLRGEAPDQAWTAHLLERVGLAAHGRSLPASLSGGMRQRAAIARTLYERQPIVLMDEPFSALDAITRAEIQSLAAELLAQNTVLLITHDPMEACRLSHRLLVLSPWPLGLDDTHRISGLPPRAPDDADLLKSQAELLQQLVRAAQ, from the coding sequence ATGACCTCCCCGCTTCTCCCGCCCGGCATCCAGGTGCGGGATCTCAGCCTGCGTTTCGGTCAGCAAATCGTCTTCGACCGGCTGAGCTTCGACATCGCCGGCGGCAGCTTCGTCGCCCTGCTCGGCGCCAGCGGCGCCGGCAAAACCAGCCTGCTGAAGATCATCGCCGGCCTGGCGCAGGCCAGCTCTGGCTCGGTGACCGGCAGCGACGGCCTGCCGATCGCCGGGCGCATCGCCTACATGGGGCAAAAAGACCTGCTCTACCCGTGGCTGACCGTTGAAGAGAACGTCGCCCTCGGTTCGCGGCTGCGCGGCGAAGCGCCGGATCAGGCGTGGACGGCGCACCTGCTCGAACGCGTAGGCCTGGCCGCGCATGGCCGCAGCCTGCCCGCCTCGCTGTCCGGCGGCATGCGCCAGCGCGCCGCCATCGCCCGCACGCTCTACGAACGCCAGCCGATCGTGCTGATGGACGAACCTTTTTCCGCGCTGGACGCCATTACCCGCGCCGAGATCCAGAGCCTGGCCGCCGAGCTGCTGGCGCAAAATACCGTGCTGTTGATCACCCACGATCCGATGGAAGCCTGCCGCCTGAGCCACCGGCTGCTGGTGCTGTCTCCCTGGCCGCTGGGCCTCGACGATACTCACCGCATCAGCGGGCTACCGCCGCGCGCGCCGGATGACGCCGACCTGCTGAAAAGCCAGGCCGAGCTGCTGCAGCAACTGGTGAGGGCGGCGCAATGA
- a CDS encoding SDR family NAD(P)-dependent oxidoreductase: MSRIFITGSVDGLGRAAAQTLLDEGHQVILHAREPGRLAAVRDLLDRGAQAANGDLSDVQQIRQLAEQVNRLGRPDAVIHNAGMFTGPQVMPVNVIAPYLLTALIERPKRIVYLSSSMHFDGVSELNGVDWLGGAAGSYSDSKLFVTALAAAVARLWPDVISSAVDPGWVPTKMGGADAPDDLALGHVTQAWLVTSDEPQALASGGYWHHQQRFEPHAAVHDEAFQTALLAQLARAGGVHLPQA, from the coding sequence ATGTCACGCATTTTCATTACCGGCTCGGTCGACGGGCTGGGCCGCGCCGCCGCGCAAACGCTGTTGGACGAAGGGCATCAGGTGATCCTGCATGCGCGTGAGCCTGGCCGTTTGGCCGCGGTGCGCGATTTGCTGGATCGGGGCGCGCAGGCGGCGAACGGCGATCTGTCCGATGTGCAGCAGATCCGGCAGCTCGCCGAGCAGGTCAATCGCCTCGGCCGCCCGGACGCGGTGATCCACAATGCCGGCATGTTTACCGGGCCGCAGGTGATGCCGGTGAACGTCATAGCGCCTTATCTGCTGACGGCCCTGATCGAACGCCCCAAGCGTATCGTCTATCTGAGCAGCAGTATGCACTTTGACGGTGTGTCGGAACTGAACGGCGTGGATTGGCTTGGCGGCGCCGCAGGCTCTTATTCGGACAGCAAGCTGTTCGTCACCGCGCTGGCCGCCGCCGTGGCGCGCCTGTGGCCTGACGTGATCAGCAGCGCGGTCGATCCCGGTTGGGTGCCGACCAAAATGGGCGGCGCGGACGCGCCCGACGATCTGGCGCTGGGGCATGTGACGCAGGCGTGGTTGGTGACCAGCGATGAACCGCAGGCCCTGGCGTCCGGCGGCTATTGGCACCACCAGCAGCGGTTTGAACCTCACGCGGCGGTGCACGATGAGGCGTTTCAAACGGCGCTGCTGGCGCAATTGGCGCGCGCCGGCGGGGTGCACCTGCCGCAGGCTTGA
- a CDS encoding TenA family protein, with the protein MSITTLFESGLYGRLRRHAGSHWQDYVDHPFLQQLAAGTLPERAFRRYLTQDYLFLLHFARAYALLVSKLRTLPEMRAATASLNGIVAELPLHVAYCAEWGLNEAQIAAQPEAAETMNYTRYVLDIGHAGDALDLLAGLLPCVAGYAEIGLRLLHDPATQMEGNPYASWIRNYGDEGYLAGVRAAIELLETVGQQRGAQGRFTELAQIFTTATQLESAFWQMGLNAS; encoded by the coding sequence ATGTCCATCACTACCCTGTTCGAAAGCGGTCTTTACGGCCGGCTGCGCCGCCATGCCGGCAGCCACTGGCAAGATTACGTCGATCATCCGTTTCTGCAGCAGCTGGCCGCCGGCACCTTGCCTGAACGCGCTTTTCGCCGCTACCTGACCCAGGACTATCTGTTTCTGCTGCACTTCGCCCGCGCCTACGCGCTGCTGGTCAGCAAGCTGCGCACTCTGCCGGAGATGCGCGCCGCCACCGCCTCGCTCAACGGCATCGTCGCCGAACTGCCGCTGCACGTGGCCTACTGCGCCGAATGGGGGCTGAACGAAGCGCAGATCGCCGCCCAGCCGGAAGCGGCGGAAACCATGAACTACACCCGTTACGTGCTGGATATCGGCCATGCAGGCGACGCCCTCGATCTGCTGGCCGGCCTGCTGCCCTGCGTGGCCGGCTATGCCGAAATCGGCCTGCGGCTGCTGCACGATCCCGCCACTCAGATGGAGGGCAATCCTTACGCCTCCTGGATCCGCAACTACGGCGACGAGGGCTATCTGGCCGGCGTGCGCGCCGCCATCGAACTGCTGGAAACCGTTGGTCAGCAGCGCGGCGCACAGGGCCGCTTCACCGAGCTGGCGCAGATTTTCACCACCGCCACCCAGCTGGAGTCGGCATTTTGGCAGATGGGGCTGAACGCCTCATGA
- a CDS encoding AMP nucleosidase → MSYAPPRSGLSADQALDQLEALYDAAVDALRQAVSDFISHGTLPDAQARAAGLFVYPELRVSWDGQQSGPSKTRAFGRFTHPGSYSTTVTRPQLFRHYLAEQLAMLEHDYAAHIEVAPSQQEIPFPYVIDGSSLALDRSMSAGIAQHFPTTELAQIGDETADGLYHATDNHFPLSHFDALRADFSLARLRHYTGTPVEHFQPFVLFTNYTRYVDEFVRWACAQIADPASPYIALSSAGGTYITPETSAPEQAVSDLAWKNHQMPAYHLISRTGQGITLINIGVGPSNAKTICDHLAVLRPSAWLMIGHCGGLRESQKIGDYVLAHAYLRDDHVLDAVLPPDIPIPSIAEVQRALYDATKMVSGMPGEEVKQRLRTGTVVTTDDRNWELRYSASARRFNLSRAVAVDMESATIAAQGYRFRVPYGTLLCVSDKPLHGEIKLPGQANRFYEGAISEHLQIGICAIDLLRAEGDRLHSRKLRTFNEPPFR, encoded by the coding sequence ATGAGCTATGCCCCACCTCGCAGCGGCCTCAGCGCCGATCAGGCACTCGATCAACTGGAAGCCCTGTATGACGCCGCGGTAGACGCGCTGCGGCAGGCGGTCAGTGACTTTATCAGCCACGGCACCCTGCCGGATGCGCAAGCGCGCGCCGCCGGACTGTTCGTGTATCCCGAACTGCGCGTCAGCTGGGACGGGCAGCAATCCGGCCCGAGCAAAACCCGCGCCTTCGGCCGCTTTACCCATCCCGGCAGCTACAGCACCACCGTGACCCGGCCGCAGCTGTTCCGCCACTATCTGGCCGAACAGCTGGCGATGCTGGAACACGACTACGCCGCCCATATCGAAGTGGCGCCGTCGCAGCAGGAGATCCCGTTCCCTTATGTCATCGACGGCTCCAGCCTGGCGCTCGATCGTTCAATGAGCGCCGGCATCGCGCAGCATTTCCCCACCACCGAGCTGGCGCAGATCGGTGACGAGACCGCCGACGGCCTGTACCACGCCACCGACAACCATTTCCCGCTGTCGCATTTCGATGCGCTGCGCGCGGATTTCTCGCTGGCGCGTCTGCGGCACTACACCGGCACGCCGGTGGAGCATTTCCAGCCGTTCGTGCTGTTCACCAACTACACCCGCTATGTGGATGAGTTCGTGCGCTGGGCCTGCGCCCAGATCGCCGATCCGGCCAGCCCGTACATCGCGCTCTCCAGCGCCGGCGGCACCTACATCACGCCGGAAACCAGCGCGCCCGAGCAGGCGGTGTCCGATCTGGCGTGGAAAAACCACCAGATGCCGGCCTATCACCTGATCTCGCGCACCGGCCAGGGCATCACGCTGATCAACATCGGCGTCGGCCCGTCCAACGCCAAAACCATCTGCGATCACCTGGCGGTGCTGCGCCCGAGCGCCTGGCTGATGATCGGCCACTGCGGCGGCCTGCGCGAAAGCCAGAAGATCGGCGATTACGTGCTGGCCCATGCCTATCTGCGCGACGATCACGTGCTGGATGCGGTGCTGCCGCCGGATATCCCGATCCCGAGCATCGCCGAGGTGCAGCGCGCCCTGTACGACGCCACCAAGATGGTCAGCGGCATGCCCGGCGAAGAGGTTAAACAGCGTTTGCGCACCGGCACCGTGGTCACCACCGACGACCGCAACTGGGAGCTGCGCTACTCCGCTTCGGCGCGCCGCTTCAATCTCAGCCGCGCGGTGGCGGTCGACATGGAGAGCGCCACCATCGCCGCTCAGGGTTATCGCTTCCGGGTGCCGTACGGCACGCTGCTGTGCGTCTCCGACAAACCGCTGCACGGCGAGATCAAACTGCCGGGCCAGGCCAACCGCTTCTACGAAGGGGCGATCTCCGAACACCTGCAGATCGGCATCTGCGCCATCGACTTGTTGCGCGCCGAGGGCGATCGCCTGCACTCGCGCAAGCTGCGCACCTTCAACGAACCGCCGTTCCGGTAA
- a CDS encoding ABC transporter substrate-binding protein, which produces MIKQTVCGLLLGAALTGQAGAADKLTLVLDWYINPDHAPIMVAEQIGAFKAAGLDVKIVPPSDPALPPRLVAAKQADLAITYQPQLHFFADQGLPLMRVGTLINTPLNTVIALDKNITSPADLKGKTVGYSVSGIEQATLATMVEHERLKPQDIKLINVNFQLTSALLAGQVDAVIGGYRNIEALELKLQGKEPVVFNVEDYGVPAYDELIIVANRDAVNEPKIRKFLAALKQGSDYLHAHPQDTWLAFAKAHPELNTELNKQAWQASLPLFARDPAKLDRARYQAYEQFLFDNKLIKKITPVEQYAVELN; this is translated from the coding sequence ATGATCAAACAAACCGTTTGCGGGCTGCTGCTGGGCGCCGCCCTCACAGGCCAGGCAGGCGCGGCCGACAAGCTGACGCTGGTGCTCGACTGGTACATCAACCCCGATCACGCGCCGATTATGGTGGCCGAGCAGATCGGCGCCTTCAAGGCCGCAGGGCTGGACGTCAAGATCGTGCCGCCGTCCGATCCGGCGCTGCCGCCGCGGCTGGTGGCCGCCAAACAGGCCGACCTCGCCATCACCTATCAACCACAGTTGCACTTCTTCGCCGATCAGGGTCTGCCGTTGATGCGCGTCGGCACGCTGATCAACACGCCGCTGAATACGGTGATCGCGCTGGATAAAAACATCACCTCGCCGGCGGATCTCAAGGGCAAAACGGTAGGTTACTCGGTCAGCGGCATCGAACAGGCGACGCTGGCCACCATGGTCGAACACGAGCGCCTCAAGCCGCAGGACATCAAGCTTATCAACGTCAACTTCCAGCTGACCAGCGCCCTGCTGGCGGGCCAGGTCGATGCGGTGATCGGCGGCTACCGCAACATCGAAGCGCTGGAGCTGAAGCTGCAGGGTAAAGAACCGGTGGTGTTCAACGTCGAAGATTACGGCGTGCCGGCCTACGACGAGCTGATCATCGTCGCCAACCGCGATGCGGTGAACGAGCCGAAAATCCGCAAATTCCTCGCCGCGCTGAAGCAAGGCAGCGACTACCTGCACGCGCACCCGCAGGACACCTGGCTGGCGTTCGCCAAGGCGCACCCGGAGCTGAATACCGAGCTGAACAAACAGGCGTGGCAAGCCAGCCTGCCGCTGTTCGCGCGCGATCCGGCCAAGTTGGATCGCGCCCGCTACCAGGCTTACGAACAGTTCCTGTTCGACAACAAGCTGATCAAGAAAATCACCCCGGTGGAACAGTACGCGGTGGAGCTGAACTGA